GATTTCGCTTTTCCCTTGACTTCACTAATCGTCCCAATCATGTAGAGCGCGCTCTCCGGGTAGTCTTTGAATTCATCGGCCAAAATTCTTTCACAGCCGTCAAGCGAGTCTTTGCGGCTGACTAACTTTCCTTTGAGGCCGGTAAATTGCTCTGTTGCGAAAAACGGCTGAGTAAGAAATCTCTCCAGACGCCTGGCGCGCGCGACCAGCTTTCGGTCGTCAGGGGACAATTGCTCCAGACCGAGCATGGCGATAACGTCCTTGAGGTCCTCATACTGAGCGAGTGTCCGCCTGATTTCCTTTGCCAGCCGATAATGCCTGTCACCCACAATTCCTGGCGTCGCCATTTTGGAATTGGATTGCAGCAGATCAATAGCCGGGTAAAAGCCTTCACCCGCCCGCTTGCGCGAAAGCACGATGGAGGCCGATAGATGCGAAAAAGTATGCACCGCCGCCGGATCGGTCAGATCGTCCGCCGGCACATACACTGCCTGAATGGACGTGATAGCTCCTGCATCGGTGTTGGCGATGCGCTCCTCCAACCGCGACAGCTCAGTGCCCATGGTGGGCTGATAGCCCAAACGCGACGGCATTTGACCCATTAAACCGGACACCTCCATACCAGCCTGGATGAAGCGGAAAATATTATCAATCAACAACAGCACATCGCGGTGCTCGTCGTCCCGGAAATACTCGGCCATCGTAAGCGCCGCATGGCCCACGCGGCACCGGCTGCCCGGCGGCTCGTTCATCTGACCGAACACCATCACCATGTTCGGCAGCACACCGGCTTCCTTCATCTCCCGGTAAAGCTCCTCACCTTCCCGGCACCGTTCGCCTATCCCGCAAAAAATACTTACACCCTCCTGGTGTTTGATCATATTGTGGATCATTTCAGTGAGCAACACCGTCTTGCCAACCCCCGCCCCGCCGAAAAGACCGGCTTTTCCGCCGCGCTCAAGCGGCACCAGCACGTCAATGACCTTGATTCCCGTTTCGAAGATCTCGGATTTGGTGGAACGCCGTTCAAGCGGAGGCGGAGACTGGTGCACCGGTCTCCATTGAACATCGCCGGGTACCGCTTTACGGTCTATGGCGTTCCCGAACACATCGAACATTCGCGATAGAATTCCCTTACCGACCGGCGCCTTCAACGGTCCGCCTGTGTCTTCCACCACAATTCCGCGTGCGAGGCCCTGGGTTGGGGTCAGAGCGATCCCTCGCACATGACGATCATCCAGTTGAGCTAACACCTCAATGGCAATTTTCCCCTCATGTGCATACAGTAAAGAATAAATGGGCGGCAAATGTGTGTCGAACCGTATATCCACGACGCTGCCCCGTACCGAGACCACCGCACCATGGTTCCGTTGTTTGAGCATATTCATGGGTCAGCCCCCTTCTCCAGTTGCTGATATACGGTATGTCGTTGCAATGATTGCAGAAGTAACCCTAATTTTACCTTATTTCCAGAGGTGAGTGCAAACAGTTAAAGCGCACCCCAATGCTCTATAAATGAATATGGCATTAAACCGCTTCTTCAATTAACCATGTTCCCAGTTTGTATGGAAATAACGATTCTCATCAACACGCTCGTAAGTGTGTGCGCCGAAATCATCACGCTGGGCTTGTATCAGGTTTGCGGGAAGCCAGGCGCTGCGGTATGAATCGAAATAGGCAAGGGACGCCATCAGTCCTGGAACTGGAATACCAAGTCTTGCAGCCTGGCCTACGACAGAGCGCAAATCTTCATCTTTGGAAATAACTACCTTGCTAAGATATTCATCATTGAGCAGGTTCGGCAGATCAGGGTGAGATTGAAACGCAGCCCGGATATCTTCGAGTAACGCGGCCCGGATAATGCAGCCGCCACGCCAGATGAGCGCCACATTTTCCAGTTCTATATTGAAGTCATATTTTTGGGAGGCAATGCGAAGCTGAGCCAAACCCTGGGCATATGTGATTATCATTGAGGCATAGATTGCGCCTTTGAGCCGGGTAAGAAATACAGCCTGATCACCGTCAAATTGCGGAAGGTGCAATACAAGTTTACTGCTGGCTGTCTCTCGTTCAGTTTTCATGGCTGACATATTTCTAACGGCGACAGCTGCATCTATTACCGGTATAGGAACCCGTATGTCCATAGCATCTTGTGATGCCCACATCCCTGTGCCTTTTTGTCCGGCTTTATCCAGGATCATATCGAGGAGCTTCTTCCCGGTTCGTTCATCAACCTTACGGAAAATGTTTGACGTTATTTCTATCAGATACGAATTGAGTTCGGCATCATTCCATTGACTATAAACAACAGATAACTCATCATCAGACAGTTTAAGGCCGCGTTTCATCAGGTCGTAAGATTCAGCTATCAACTGCATCAAACCGTATTCGATTCCATTGTGGACCATT
This portion of the Nitrospirota bacterium genome encodes:
- a CDS encoding F0F1 ATP synthase subunit beta, with product MNMLKQRNHGAVVSVRGSVVDIRFDTHLPPIYSLLYAHEGKIAIEVLAQLDDRHVRGIALTPTQGLARGIVVEDTGGPLKAPVGKGILSRMFDVFGNAIDRKAVPGDVQWRPVHQSPPPLERRSTKSEIFETGIKVIDVLVPLERGGKAGLFGGAGVGKTVLLTEMIHNMIKHQEGVSIFCGIGERCREGEELYREMKEAGVLPNMVMVFGQMNEPPGSRCRVGHAALTMAEYFRDDEHRDVLLLIDNIFRFIQAGMEVSGLMGQMPSRLGYQPTMGTELSRLEERIANTDAGAITSIQAVYVPADDLTDPAAVHTFSHLSASIVLSRKRAGEGFYPAIDLLQSNSKMATPGIVGDRHYRLAKEIRRTLAQYEDLKDVIAMLGLEQLSPDDRKLVARARRLERFLTQPFFATEQFTGLKGKLVSRKDSLDGCERILADEFKDYPESALYMIGTISEVKGKAKSGLPQQDPL
- the gndA gene encoding NADP-dependent phosphogluconate dehydrogenase, which gives rise to MRQQTYEIGMIGLGVMGRNLTLNIADHGYSVSGYDKDLSKVLKLQTETGSRAIHAAKGLKEFVSALSRPRIIMMMVPAGKVVDNVINDLMPEIERGDLIIDAGNSHFKDTDLRSKSLAEIGILYMGVGVSGGEEGARHGPSLMPGGPKEAYERVRPVFEAIAARVAGVPCSAYLGPGSAGHYVKMVHNGIEYGLMQLIAESYDLMKRGLKLSDDELSVVYSQWNDAELNSYLIEITSNIFRKVDERTGKKLLDMILDKAGQKGTGMWASQDAMDIRVPIPVIDAAVAVRNMSAMKTERETASSKLVLHLPQFDGDQAVFLTRLKGAIYASMIITYAQGLAQLRIASQKYDFNIELENVALIWRGGCIIRAALLEDIRAAFQSHPDLPNLLNDEYLSKVVISKDEDLRSVVGQAARLGIPVPGLMASLAYFDSYRSAWLPANLIQAQRDDFGAHTYERVDENRYFHTNWEHG